From Pelagibacterium flavum:
GGGCGGAATCTGGCCCGGCACGCCCTGCACCTCGGTGCGCCAACCGGCCGATCCGTAAGGAGCGACGACGGAATTGGCGACGTAGGGCAATTCGCCCAGATCGGTGCTTTCGATATTGTCGCGAATGTCGAGGATGACCACATTGTCAGCCCCTGCATTCTCGATCAGCCAGTTGGCGTCGACCAATGGCGTGATTTCGGATTGAGCGAGGGCCGGCACGGTCAGTGCAGCAGAAATGGCCAGTGCCGTTGCGGTCAGGCGCATTGTTTATCTCCCGGTTTCTGAATTGTCCTATTATCGCTCAATGACGATGGAGGTGCGAGGGCTGGGCTGTCAAAATTTGTGTGAGGTGCAAAAAAGCCTGCCAGTAAACAGTTGACCATGAGCATAGGATTGCCCGGCGCGGCAAATCCTGATCGAACAGCCAGAGCTTGGCCAATCGGTTTGAGAGGGCTAGTAGAGGGGTATCCATCAGCGTCCGGCCCTCCATGCTTGCCCTTATCTTTTCCGCCCTGCTGCCCATTGCGCTGATCATCACGCTGGGCCATCTGCTCAAGCGTTTCGGCTTTCTGGGCGAGGGGTTCTGGCCGCAAGCCGAGCGGTTAGCCTATTTCGTCCTCCTTCCGCTCCTTTTCGCCCATGGTCTCTACAAAGCCGACCTTTCCAACGCCCCCATCGGGCTGATCGCTGCGGGGCTTATCGGCCCGGCGGTGATCGGAACATTGGTGCTTCTGGCGGCCAACAGGGTAACGCGGTTCGACGGCCCGGCCCTCACTTCGGTCGTTCAGGGCGGCATCCGCTTCAACAATTATGTCGGGGTCACCGCCGCCGTCGGGTTGCTTGGCGTGCCCGGCGCGGCGCTGGCCGCCGTGGTCAATGCCATCCTGGTTCCTACGGTCAACATCGTGTGTTCACTGGTCTTTGCCCGTTACGGCGATCGCCAGCCCTCCGCGTTGAGCGTGGTCAAATCCATAGCCCTCAACCCGCTGATCCTGGGGTGTGTGGCGGGGGTCCTTCTGCGGTTAACCGGCATCGCTTTGCCGGCTGGCCTCGAAGGCTTCATGCAGGCCATGGGGCAAGCGGCCCTGCCGATCGGCCTGTTGTGCGTCGGGGCGGCGCTCAATTGGGAGGCGCTGGGGCGCGGCATCCGGCCAGCGCTTGTCGCCACCGCCGCGCGTTTCCTGCTCATTCCGGCAATCACTGTGGCGATCTGCCTGGCGGTCGGGCTCACGGGTCCGGCAGCATTGGTGGTGCTGCTGATCCAGTGCCTTCCCACCGCGTCGTCGGCCTATGTCATGGCGCGGCAATTGGGCGGCGATGCGCCGCTTATGGCAGGCATCATCGCCTTCCAGACGGTATTGGGGGTGGTGACCGTCCCGATCACGCTGGTGTTTCTCGCGCCCCTTATTGGTGCCGGGGTTTAGATCAAATCCGCTTTTCTTCGAATCGCAGACTTGATCTGAGTCCTTGTTTTGTCGCGCGTCCGAACCGCAAAACCGTTTCCACTTTTGCTGGATGCGCTCTAGCGCACCGACAAATACCCACCCTGCAGTCCGTCCTTTGAATAGACCACCTGCCACAGATGCACCCAGCGGGCCCGGAAGATGGCGGCGCAGCTCAAAAGGTAATAGCGCCACATGCGATGGAAGCGTTCGCCATAGGCCTCGGAAAGCTCGGGCCATGCGGCTTCGAAATTCTTATACC
This genomic window contains:
- a CDS encoding AEC family transporter, with protein sequence MLALIFSALLPIALIITLGHLLKRFGFLGEGFWPQAERLAYFVLLPLLFAHGLYKADLSNAPIGLIAAGLIGPAVIGTLVLLAANRVTRFDGPALTSVVQGGIRFNNYVGVTAAVGLLGVPGAALAAVVNAILVPTVNIVCSLVFARYGDRQPSALSVVKSIALNPLILGCVAGVLLRLTGIALPAGLEGFMQAMGQAALPIGLLCVGAALNWEALGRGIRPALVATAARFLLIPAITVAICLAVGLTGPAALVVLLIQCLPTASSAYVMARQLGGDAPLMAGIIAFQTVLGVVTVPITLVFLAPLIGAGV